In Serinus canaria isolate serCan28SL12 chromosome 5, serCan2020, whole genome shotgun sequence, the following proteins share a genomic window:
- the JDP2 gene encoding jun dimerization protein 2, with protein sequence MMPGQIPDPSLTAGALPGLGPLTGLPGTALTAEELKCADIRNIGAMISPLQFLEVKLGKRPQPVKSELDEEEERRKRRREKNKVAAARCRNKKKERTEFLQRESERLELMNAELKAQIEELKQERQQLILMLNRHRPTCIVRTDSIKTPESEANPLLEQLEKK encoded by the exons ATGATGCCAGGGCAGATCCCCGACCCGTCGCTGACGGCCGGTGCGCTGCCCGGGCTGGGCCCCCTGACGgggctgcctggcacagccctgaccGCCGAGGAACTGAAGTGCGCCGACATCCGCAACATCGGGGCCATGATCTCGCCACTCCAGTTCCTGGAGGTGAAGCTTGGCAAGAGACCCCAGCCTGTCAAAAGTGAG CTGgatgaggaagaagagaggaggaaaaggcgccgggagaaaaacaaagtagCGGCAGCACGATGTCGTaacaagaagaaggagaggacGGAGTTCCTGCAGCGG GAGTCTGAGCGTCTAGAGCTCATGAATGCTGAGCTGAAGGCCCAGATAGAAGAGCTGAaacaggagaggcagcagctcatcCTGATGCTGAACCGGCACCGTCCCACCTGCATCGTGCGGACAGACAGCATCAAGACGCCTGAGAGCGAAGCCAAcccactgctggagcagctaGAGAAGAAGTGA